A single window of Providencia alcalifaciens DNA harbors:
- a CDS encoding Do family serine endopeptidase, giving the protein MKRKNFFLTAVAMSLGLTLSTIPAISSAALPATLPVTAQSQNMPSLAPMLEKVLPAVVNIHVSGTRVQNQQIPEELKFFFGPNVPSQQQSVRPFEGLGSGVIIDATQGYVLTNNHVIDGADKIQIQLNDGREIDVKLIGKDPQTDIALLKISNAKDIKNLTAVSIADSDKLRVGDFAVAVGNPFGLGQTATSGIISALGRSGLNLEGLENFIQTDASINRGNSGGALVNLNGELIGINTAILAPGGGNIGIGFAIPSNMAKSLSEQLIKHGEVKRGILGIKGTEMNSDIAKAFNIDAQRGAFVSEVIPKSSAAKAGIKSGDVLVSVDGKRINSFAELRAKIGTSQLGKEITLGLIRSGKPMEVKVVLESDEGSATNAEKLSESLLGATISNAVVSNTKGVQVDSVAPKSPAAAVGLAKGDLIFGVNDTRVESIDQFRKIIDSKPPVLAMKVLRGGETLYLLMKN; this is encoded by the coding sequence ATGAAAAGAAAAAATTTCTTTCTGACAGCAGTCGCAATGAGTTTAGGTTTAACCCTGTCCACGATCCCAGCAATCAGTAGTGCCGCATTACCGGCCACATTACCTGTAACTGCACAAAGCCAAAACATGCCGAGCTTAGCGCCTATGCTGGAAAAAGTGCTGCCTGCCGTCGTGAATATCCATGTTTCAGGCACCCGTGTACAAAATCAACAAATTCCTGAAGAACTGAAATTCTTCTTTGGTCCAAATGTACCTTCACAACAACAAAGCGTGCGCCCATTTGAAGGTTTAGGTTCTGGCGTCATCATCGATGCGACACAAGGTTATGTTTTAACCAATAATCACGTTATTGATGGTGCTGATAAAATTCAAATTCAGCTCAATGACGGTCGTGAAATTGACGTTAAACTGATTGGTAAAGATCCACAAACTGACATTGCTTTATTAAAAATCAGCAATGCAAAAGATATCAAAAACCTCACCGCAGTTTCTATTGCAGACTCTGATAAACTGCGTGTTGGTGATTTTGCCGTCGCCGTTGGTAACCCATTCGGTTTAGGCCAAACTGCTACATCTGGGATTATCTCTGCGTTAGGTCGTAGCGGATTAAATCTGGAAGGCTTAGAAAACTTTATCCAGACTGACGCCTCAATTAACCGAGGTAACTCTGGTGGCGCTCTGGTTAACTTAAACGGTGAACTGATTGGGATTAACACAGCAATTTTAGCGCCGGGTGGCGGAAATATTGGCATCGGCTTTGCTATCCCGAGCAATATGGCGAAAAGCCTGAGCGAGCAGCTGATTAAACACGGTGAAGTTAAACGCGGAATTTTAGGTATTAAAGGTACAGAGATGAACTCTGATATCGCCAAAGCCTTTAATATCGATGCACAACGTGGTGCCTTCGTCAGTGAAGTCATTCCAAAATCATCAGCGGCAAAAGCAGGCATCAAATCAGGTGACGTTTTAGTTTCCGTTGATGGTAAGCGTATTAATAGCTTCGCTGAATTAAGAGCAAAAATTGGTACCAGCCAGTTAGGCAAAGAAATCACGCTTGGTCTAATCCGTTCAGGCAAACCAATGGAAGTGAAAGTGGTGCTAGAAAGCGATGAAGGTTCTGCAACCAACGCGGAAAAACTGAGTGAGTCCTTATTAGGTGCCACTATTTCCAATGCCGTTGTTAGCAATACCAAAGGGGTGCAAGTTGACAGTGTGGCACCTAAGTCTCCAGCTGCTGCGGTTGGTTTAGCGAAAGGCGACCTGATCTTTGGCGTGAATGACACTCGCGTGGAAAGTATCGACCAATTCCGCAAAATCATCGACAGCAAACCACCCGTATTAGCGATGAAAGTGCTGCGTGGTGGTGAAACTCTCTACCTATTAATGAAAAACTAA
- the zapG gene encoding Z-ring associated protein ZapG, which translates to MTWEYALIGLVVGFIIGALVVRYGNPKLRQQKTAQAELDKKSTELEEYRKELVSHFARSAELLDKMARDYRQLYQHMAQSSSELMPDMQDNPFHYRLTESEADNDQAPVKMPPRDYSEGASGLFRPLEEKEK; encoded by the coding sequence ATGACTTGGGAGTATGCACTAATAGGATTAGTTGTTGGCTTTATCATCGGCGCATTGGTTGTGCGTTATGGCAATCCAAAACTTCGTCAACAAAAAACAGCACAGGCTGAATTAGACAAAAAAAGCACTGAGCTGGAAGAGTATCGTAAAGAACTCGTTAGCCATTTTGCTCGCAGCGCAGAGTTATTGGATAAAATGGCACGCGACTATCGCCAACTGTATCAACATATGGCGCAAAGCTCTTCCGAGTTAATGCCGGATATGCAGGATAACCCATTCCATTATCGTTTGACTGAATCTGAAGCCGATAATGACCAAGCACCGGTTAAAATGCCACCAAGAGATTACTCCGAAGGTGCTTCAGGACTGTTCCGCCCTCTCGAAGAAAAAGAGAAGTAA
- the zapE gene encoding cell division protein ZapE: MSPMTPTMRYQQALEQGNYQPDDVQKQAVERLDKIYQQLCSATPCFPNERPNGLKQRFGRLLGKSSTKTCEPVQGLYMWGGVGRGKTWLMDMFYDSLPGERKLRLHFHRFMKKVQEDLMALQGQENPLDIIADEFKKQTDILCFDEFFVSDITDAMILGTLLEGLFARGITLVATSNIIPDNLYRNGLQRARFLPAIEQIKKYCDVMNVDAGIDYRLRTLTQVHLFLSPVNEQNRHHLDEVFVKLAGKEGQQNPILEVNHRKMQAIRSAEGVLAISFKVLCEEPRSQNDYIYLSNCYHTVLLYDVPVMGLKDENPARRFLALIDEFYERKVKLMINAQVPMDSLYQGQLLAFEYQRCLSRLQEMQSEEYLKIPHLS, translated from the coding sequence ATGTCACCGATGACCCCTACCATGCGTTACCAACAAGCTCTTGAGCAAGGCAATTACCAGCCAGATGACGTACAAAAACAAGCCGTAGAGCGATTAGACAAGATTTATCAGCAACTTTGTAGTGCTACGCCTTGCTTTCCAAATGAAAGACCAAATGGTCTAAAACAACGCTTTGGACGCTTGTTAGGGAAATCATCCACAAAAACCTGCGAGCCAGTTCAGGGGTTATATATGTGGGGGGGGGTAGGTCGCGGTAAAACGTGGTTGATGGACATGTTCTACGACAGTTTACCGGGAGAACGCAAATTGCGTTTACACTTTCATCGCTTTATGAAGAAAGTGCAGGAAGACTTAATGGCGCTGCAAGGACAGGAAAATCCGCTCGACATTATTGCTGATGAATTTAAAAAGCAGACGGATATTTTGTGTTTCGATGAGTTTTTTGTCTCGGACATTACCGACGCGATGATCCTAGGAACTCTATTAGAAGGGCTATTTGCGCGGGGCATCACATTAGTCGCGACATCCAACATCATCCCTGACAACCTTTACCGCAACGGGTTGCAACGCGCTCGCTTTTTGCCTGCTATCGAACAGATAAAAAAATATTGTGACGTAATGAATGTGGATGCAGGGATCGACTATCGCTTGCGTACGCTGACTCAAGTCCATCTATTTTTATCGCCAGTTAATGAACAAAATCGCCATCATTTAGATGAGGTGTTTGTAAAACTGGCGGGGAAGGAAGGGCAGCAAAACCCAATATTGGAAGTGAATCATCGGAAAATGCAGGCAATTCGTTCTGCTGAAGGTGTTTTAGCGATTAGCTTCAAAGTACTGTGTGAAGAGCCTCGTAGCCAAAACGACTATATATACCTCTCAAATTGTTATCATACGGTATTGCTCTATGACGTCCCCGTGATGGGGCTGAAAGATGAAAATCCTGCCAGACGTTTTCTCGCGCTTATTGATGAGTTCTATGAACGTAAGGTAAAATTGATGATCAATGCACAGGTGCCGATGGATTCACTT